Proteins encoded within one genomic window of Humulus lupulus chromosome 1, drHumLupu1.1, whole genome shotgun sequence:
- the LOC133790150 gene encoding uncharacterized protein LOC133790150, with translation MEEFGAAARFDGINVAVRKKRSQACRRPRPDSQPNAEINDDSPMSSTPPFDDTNKASSDDIVGCDSNSNGKEFSLNHCGSTVSHSNGDEDDKLHKMDINDGGFNSYYSNEHGRNGFSNKRSSEGVLAPANWKSTNAIKDGVESELRNSDVSSGWNGESSTSKQSGDGFGNENKVKMVKLKVNGVTRTIQANSASNGVSGVAESSSKSSRHSDASKLRHKQANNGDISSSDKKSGLQGIPWNSRAGFSLGRDDSMMGKVSRKNTSGKEEEKSVRKSKRVPKRRVLDEELGDDEDDEIRYLEKLKTSKVAAVYKEDDEDFSRKHRKLSMVSSIENGGASRSGGKDGKKKSRIDGVSGDNDYEDEEDSASDGELDGSKKRKKPRKESVDSLMDGRRETTLTTRQRALQSSKDSSAAPGASFIEFPNGLPPAPSRKQKEKLTEVEQQLKKAEAAQRRKMQVEKAARESEAVAIKKILGQDSSRKKKEDKIKKRREELAQEKNANALLNASHTIRWVMSPTGTVVTFSKDMGLPSIFDPKPCGYPPPRENCAGPSCKNPYKYRDSKSKLPLCSLQCYKAMQGKMVPETTC, from the exons ATGGAAGAGTTTGGGGCTGCTGCTCGATTTGATGGTATCAATGTTGCTGTGAGGAAGAAGAGGAGCCAAGCTTGTCGTCGCCCTCGGCCTGATTCACAGCCTAATGCTGAAATTAATGATGATTCACCCATGTCTTCAACACCACCTTTTGATGATACAAATAAGGCATCTAGTGATGACATTGTTGGTTGTGATTCAAATTCAAATGGGAAAGAATTTAGTCTTAATCATTGTGGATCTACTGTTTCTCATTCTAATGGTGATGAAGATGATAAACTCCATAAAATGGATATAAATGATGGTGGGTTTAATTCATATTATAGTAATGAGCATGGACGAAATGGGTTTAGTAACAAGCGTTCAAGTGAAGGTGTCCTTGCACCAGCGAATTGGAAAAGCACGAATGCAATTAAAGATGGCGTTGAATCAGAATTAAGAAATTCTGATGTAAGTAGTGGATGGAATGGTGAAAGCTCCACTTCTAAGCAGTCAGGAGATGGATTTGGAAATGAAAACAAGGTTAAAATGGTTAAGTTAAAGGTTAATGGTGTGACACGTACAATTCAAGCCAACTCTGCCTCCAATGGAGTTTCGGGGGTTGCTGAATCCTCTTCAAAGAGTTCTCGGCATTCAGATGCTTCTAAACTGCGGCATAAGCAG GCAAATAACGGTGACATTTCCTCTTCGGATAAAAAGAGTGGCCTACAAGGTATTCCTTGGAACTCAAGAGCTGGTTTTAGTCTTGGTAGGGATGATTCTATGATGGGAAAGGTTTCTCGTAAGAACACCTCTGGAAAGGAGGAGGAGAAGTCGGTGCGCAAGAGCAAGCGGGTTCCAAAAAGGCGAGTACTTGATGAGGAGCTTGgtgatgatgaggatgatgaaaTTCGGTACCTGGAGAAACTTAAGACATCTAAGGTAGCTGCAGTTTACAAAGAAGACGATGAAGATTTCAGCAGGAAACATAGAAAACTTTCCATGGTTTCAAGCATTGAAAATGGTGGTGCATCAAGGTCAGGTGGTAAAGATGGGAAGAAAAAGTCTAGAATAGACGGAGTATCTGGGGACAATGATTACGAGGATGAAGAAGATTCAGCATCTGATGGTGAACTTGATGGTAGTAAGAAGAGGAAGAAGCCGAGGAAGGAATCTGTAGATTCATTGATGGATGGTAGGAGGGAAACGACCCTGACAACACGTCAACGGGCCCTGCAGTCCAGCAAAGATTCATCAGCAGCACCTGGTGCTAGCTTTATCGAGTTTCCAAATGGTTTACCACCTGCTCCATCAAGAA AGCAAAAAGAGAAGCTTACAGAGGTGGAGCAGCAGCTGAAGAAAGCCGAGGCTGCCCAGAGACGTAAGATGCAAGTAGAGAAGGCCGCTCGGGAATCTGAG GCTGTAGCAATTAAGAAAATCCTTGGACAAGATTCTAGCAGGAAAAAGAAggaagataaaataaagaagcgTCGGGAGGAATTGGCGCAG GAGAAGAATGCTAATGCTTTGTTAAATGCATCACACACCATCAGATGGGTGATGAGTCCTACTGGGACTGTAGTAACCTTCTCCAAGGACATGGGTCTCCCAAGTATTTTCGACCCGAAGCCTTGCGG TTACCCTCCTCCACGGGAAAACTGCGCTGGTCCTTCGTGTAAAAATCCATACAAGTACAGGGATTCCAAGTCAAAGCTTCCTCTTTGCAGCCTCCAGTGCTACAAAGCTATGCAGGGAAAGATGGTACCTGAAACTACCTGCTGA